A genomic window from Flavobacterium johnsoniae includes:
- the hemH gene encoding ferrochelatase → MKGVLLVNLGSPESPAPKDVKPYLDEFLMDKYVIDVPYLLRVLLVRGIILRKRPEESAHAYAKIWWEEGSPLVVLSERMQKKVQTLVNVPVELAMRYGSMTIEKGLQQLHDKGVTEVLLFPLYPQYAMASTLTILVKAEEIRKKKFPHITFTDVPAFYNKPDYIKNLADSIQKHLVGFEYDHLLFSYHGIPERHIRKTDVTKSHCKIDGSCCSAPSPAHDFCYRHQCYETTRQVVKLLGLPEDKYSLTFQSRLAGDKWLEPYTDIEIDKMPAKGIKNLAVVTPAFVSDCLETLEEIAMRAKEDFEKNGGENFLAIPCLNDDQKWCQTVSNWINEWAE, encoded by the coding sequence ATGAAAGGCGTATTATTAGTAAATTTGGGATCTCCCGAAAGTCCCGCACCAAAAGATGTTAAACCGTATTTAGATGAATTTTTAATGGATAAATACGTGATCGATGTTCCGTATTTATTGAGAGTTTTATTGGTTCGCGGCATTATTTTAAGAAAAAGGCCAGAAGAATCTGCGCACGCTTATGCGAAAATCTGGTGGGAAGAAGGTTCTCCATTAGTTGTTCTTTCAGAAAGAATGCAGAAAAAAGTACAGACTTTAGTAAATGTACCGGTTGAACTTGCAATGCGTTACGGAAGCATGACAATCGAGAAAGGACTCCAGCAATTGCATGATAAAGGCGTTACTGAAGTACTGCTTTTTCCGCTGTATCCGCAATATGCAATGGCTTCGACTTTGACTATTTTGGTAAAGGCCGAAGAAATCCGCAAGAAGAAATTCCCGCACATTACATTTACTGATGTTCCGGCATTTTATAACAAACCGGATTACATCAAGAATTTGGCAGATTCAATTCAAAAACATTTAGTTGGTTTTGAATATGATCATTTGTTGTTTTCTTATCACGGAATTCCAGAGCGTCACATTCGCAAAACCGACGTTACAAAATCACATTGTAAAATTGACGGTTCTTGTTGCAGTGCGCCATCTCCGGCACACGATTTCTGTTATCGTCACCAATGTTACGAAACAACAAGGCAAGTTGTAAAATTATTAGGGCTTCCCGAAGATAAATACAGTCTGACATTTCAATCGCGTTTGGCGGGAGATAAATGGTTAGAGCCTTATACTGATATTGAAATTGACAAAATGCCGGCAAAAGGAATTAAAAATCTGGCTGTTGTAACACCTGCTTTCGTTTCGGATTGTTTAGAAACGCTCGAAGAAATCGCCATGCGCGCCAAAGAAGATTTTGAGAAAAATGGAGGGGAAAATTTCCTGGCTATTCCCTGTTTGAATGACGACCAGAAGTGGTGCCAGACTGTTAGCAACTGGATTAATGAGTGGGCTGAATAA
- a CDS encoding OB-fold protein: MRKKILITIFLFIIIGISAYLYIYKGHRNIESETADYVVTVNELEREFTSNDSLAYIKYQDKTIELSARVTSIDKAGNGIVMSEKVFVTFKNRLPQNIISGKTLKIKGRFLGYDELLQEFKIDQSSVVH, encoded by the coding sequence ATGAGAAAAAAAATACTAATTACAATTTTCCTTTTTATAATAATCGGAATTTCAGCGTACCTCTACATCTACAAAGGGCATAGAAATATAGAATCAGAAACTGCCGATTATGTTGTAACCGTTAATGAACTAGAAAGAGAGTTTACTTCAAACGACAGTCTGGCTTACATCAAATATCAGGACAAAACAATTGAACTATCTGCACGGGTAACAAGTATTGATAAAGCCGGCAATGGAATTGTTATGAGCGAAAAAGTATTTGTGACATTCAAAAACCGTTTGCCGCAAAATATTATATCCGGGAAAACCCTAAAAATTAAAGGGCGTTTTTTAGGATATGACGAACTGCTCCAGGAATTTAAAATAGACCAATCTTCAGTTGTACACTAA
- a CDS encoding AraC family ligand binding domain-containing protein encodes MLSQSVYTLVNQQNGNLSFKVFEFDNSSYFDHIQRNNYFTIIIITSGEGLAKVDLCEYSFKENTLFAFYPYQPFMLASEGPLTGISIQFHHDFFCIYRHHKEIAANGILFNNVYQQPFILLDENNKQTLMNIVREIVNELKMDALRKDEVLVSYLKIFLVFATRIKLEQQSIKNENSNDKQLLIIQNLRNAIEDNFRIKHSASEYADMLHGNTSCSCASCKKSF; translated from the coding sequence ATGTTATCTCAATCTGTATATACGCTTGTTAACCAGCAAAATGGCAATTTATCATTCAAAGTTTTTGAGTTTGATAACAGCAGTTATTTTGATCATATTCAGCGAAATAATTATTTTACCATAATAATAATTACTTCAGGAGAAGGATTAGCCAAAGTTGATCTTTGTGAATATTCTTTTAAAGAAAATACCTTATTTGCTTTCTACCCGTATCAGCCTTTTATGCTAGCTTCTGAAGGACCGCTTACTGGAATTTCTATTCAGTTTCATCATGATTTTTTCTGTATTTACAGACATCATAAAGAGATTGCTGCAAATGGAATTTTATTTAATAATGTTTATCAGCAGCCATTTATTCTTTTAGATGAAAATAATAAACAAACTTTGATGAATATCGTCAGGGAAATTGTCAATGAACTGAAAATGGATGCTTTGAGAAAAGATGAAGTTTTGGTTTCTTATTTGAAAATATTTTTGGTATTTGCTACGAGAATAAAATTAGAACAGCAATCTATTAAAAATGAAAATAGCAACGACAAACAATTGCTTATTATTCAGAACTTAAGAAATGCTATCGAAGATAATTTCAGAATTAAACATTCTGCAAGTGAATATGCTGATATGCTTCATGGTAACACCAGTTGTTCTTGCGCGAGCTGCAAAAAATCATTTTAA
- a CDS encoding AraC family transcriptional regulator, which yields MEEEIQIEDGLTLIRFQNDSSESFSAQHEIGAGLIQFHFALKGNAFFLSSQDHCTLELKEEKSLILCNLQHQSLLKLELSPNSWMISVIVSINKFHSLFSLQADYISILSPDKKKKKYYTEGYISPAMAVVLSQLFHYSLHPSLKNLYYKGKAYELLSLYFNKMEDPNAVQCPFLTDEDNVLKIKKAREILIANMAEPPGLQQLADEIGLNMKKLKTGFKQIYGDTVYGFLFDYKMDFALKLLDSGSYNVNEVGLKIGYSTGSHFIAGFKKKFSTTPKRYIMSINTNHKNSFAFID from the coding sequence ATGGAGGAAGAAATACAAATTGAGGACGGCCTTACCCTTATCCGTTTCCAGAACGACAGCTCAGAATCTTTTTCTGCACAGCACGAAATAGGTGCCGGCCTGATACAGTTTCATTTCGCACTAAAAGGTAATGCATTTTTTTTGTCCAGTCAGGATCATTGCACATTAGAATTGAAAGAGGAAAAATCACTGATTTTGTGCAATCTGCAGCATCAGTCATTGCTTAAGTTAGAACTTTCTCCAAATTCATGGATGATTTCTGTTATTGTTTCGATTAATAAATTTCACTCGTTATTTTCCCTTCAAGCAGATTATATTTCTATTTTAAGCCCCGATAAGAAGAAAAAAAAGTATTATACCGAAGGGTACATCAGTCCTGCTATGGCTGTTGTTTTGAGCCAGCTGTTTCATTACAGCCTTCATCCTTCCCTAAAGAACCTTTATTATAAAGGAAAAGCATATGAATTATTGAGTCTGTATTTCAATAAAATGGAAGATCCAAACGCAGTGCAATGTCCATTTTTGACTGATGAAGATAACGTGCTGAAAATCAAAAAAGCCAGAGAAATACTTATCGCCAATATGGCCGAACCGCCAGGACTGCAGCAGCTGGCAGATGAAATTGGGCTGAATATGAAAAAATTAAAAACAGGCTTCAAACAAATTTATGGTGATACGGTATACGGTTTTCTGTTTGACTACAAAATGGATTTCGCCTTAAAACTATTGGACAGCGGTTCTTACAATGTAAATGAAGTCGGGCTGAAAATAGGATACAGCACCGGAAGCCACTTTATTGCGGGATTCAAGAAAAAATTTTCCACAACCCCAAAAAGATATATAATGTCCATTAATACCAATCATAAAAACAGTTTCGCTTTTATAGATTAA
- a CDS encoding DUF5777 family beta-barrel protein — protein MKNFILLFFLFPLLTFSQTDLLSGVETPSAKEKVTSAFKALKIVNLESTKLAAKGDLYFVVAHRFGSIKDGFEGFYGLDNANTQIKFIYGLTNGLNVSAARSEFAYDFATKYMLFPQIKDGFPVTIAGFNSLSINNTLKESLYPKLQFKDRLTYVAQLLISRKFSEKLSLEIVPSFFHQNFVEDVDQSNSQYAIGFGGRYKFAKRWSLNMDYAAHLNRAPNSLYKNPLSIGFDLETGGHVFQMHFTSSQAIDEAGYLGRTTGDWTKGDIFFGFNLARVF, from the coding sequence ATGAAAAACTTTATCCTATTATTTTTTTTATTTCCGCTGTTAACCTTCTCCCAAACCGATTTATTGTCCGGGGTAGAAACTCCTTCTGCAAAAGAAAAAGTGACATCTGCATTCAAAGCCTTAAAAATCGTTAATCTCGAATCTACAAAATTGGCAGCAAAAGGCGATTTGTATTTTGTTGTTGCACACCGATTCGGCTCTATTAAAGATGGCTTTGAAGGTTTCTATGGACTGGATAATGCCAATACGCAGATTAAATTTATTTACGGTCTAACAAATGGACTCAACGTAAGTGCCGCCAGAAGTGAATTTGCTTATGACTTTGCAACAAAATATATGCTGTTTCCTCAAATAAAAGACGGCTTTCCTGTTACTATTGCCGGTTTTAATAGTTTATCTATTAATAACACATTAAAAGAAAGTCTGTATCCGAAACTTCAATTTAAAGACAGGCTGACTTATGTTGCGCAGCTGCTGATTTCAAGAAAATTTTCTGAAAAGCTGTCTTTAGAAATTGTGCCGTCATTCTTTCATCAAAATTTTGTTGAAGATGTAGATCAAAGCAATTCCCAATATGCCATAGGATTTGGAGGGAGGTATAAATTCGCTAAGCGCTGGTCCTTAAATATGGATTATGCGGCGCATTTAAACAGAGCGCCAAATTCACTTTATAAAAATCCGCTGTCTATTGGTTTTGATCTGGAAACGGGCGGACATGTTTTCCAGATGCATTTTACCAGTTCACAGGCAATTGATGAGGCTGGATATCTAGGAAGAACCACTGGCGACTGGACAAAAGGAGATATATTTTTTGGATTTAATCTTGCCAGGGTTTTCTAG
- a CDS encoding RNA polymerase sigma factor: MSQEELLVLIRKKDERAFTHLYDMYSKSLFSVINVLVKNREEAEDVLQEVFVKIWKNIDSYSESKGRFYTWILNIARNTSIDKLRSKNFNNTQKNLSSDNFVNLLDDSNKLANKLDAIGIQEFVKKLKPKCIEIIDLLFFKGYTQQEASEELAIPLGTVKTQNRNCINDLRNYLKI; this comes from the coding sequence ATGAGCCAAGAAGAATTATTGGTATTAATCCGCAAAAAAGATGAAAGGGCTTTCACCCATCTCTATGATATGTATTCAAAAAGCTTGTTTTCGGTCATAAATGTTCTGGTAAAAAACCGCGAAGAAGCCGAAGATGTCCTGCAGGAAGTCTTTGTAAAAATCTGGAAAAACATCGATAGCTACAGCGAAAGCAAGGGCCGGTTCTACACTTGGATCCTTAATATTGCAAGGAATACATCTATTGACAAGCTGCGATCCAAAAATTTCAACAACACCCAAAAAAACCTTTCTTCGGATAATTTCGTAAATCTGTTAGATGACAGTAATAAATTAGCTAATAAACTAGATGCAATTGGCATTCAGGAGTTCGTTAAAAAACTGAAACCAAAATGTATCGAGATTATTGATCTGCTATTCTTTAAGGGATATACCCAGCAGGAAGCTTCAGAAGAATTAGCTATACCTTTGGGAACTGTAAAGACACAAAACAGAAACTGTATCAACGATTTAAGAAATTATTTAAAGATATAA
- a CDS encoding anti-sigma factor, with translation MEDKQYIESGILELYVYGLLTEKENLEIAELARENPEIESEIISIEKAVSALSSSFSPFHSAANFEKTKARLELKHTKVVDIKPASKRPQYLGWAAAVLLLLGFGYQTLELAKSKQAVSEAGGEKNKIEREYAILDQQNKQTEKNLSIVRDIKNTSVTLGGQSVSPASFAKVYWNRETKTTYIDAAGLPNPPKGMVYQVWSLKLSPVLTPTSIGLLDNFEENSQKIFAVSQTDSAEAFGITLEPAGGSLTPTMEQLYTLGKV, from the coding sequence ATGGAAGATAAGCAATATATTGAATCAGGCATTTTAGAACTTTACGTTTACGGCCTGCTGACAGAAAAAGAGAACCTGGAAATTGCCGAACTGGCCAGAGAAAACCCTGAGATTGAAAGTGAAATCATTTCTATAGAAAAAGCTGTTTCAGCCTTATCATCAAGCTTCTCACCTTTCCATTCGGCTGCCAATTTCGAGAAAACAAAAGCGCGTTTAGAGCTTAAACATACTAAAGTTGTCGATATAAAACCAGCATCAAAACGTCCGCAGTACCTGGGCTGGGCGGCTGCAGTATTATTATTGTTAGGTTTTGGATATCAGACTTTAGAACTGGCAAAATCCAAACAGGCAGTCTCTGAGGCTGGAGGGGAAAAAAATAAAATTGAAAGAGAATATGCTATTTTAGACCAGCAGAATAAACAGACTGAGAAAAATCTGAGCATTGTGAGAGACATTAAAAATACAAGCGTTACTCTGGGCGGACAATCAGTATCTCCGGCATCATTTGCAAAAGTGTATTGGAACAGAGAAACAAAAACGACTTATATCGACGCGGCAGGTCTGCCAAACCCTCCAAAAGGAATGGTTTACCAGGTTTGGTCTTTAAAACTAAGTCCGGTGCTTACCCCGACAAGTATTGGTCTGCTGGATAATTTTGAAGAAAACTCTCAAAAAATCTTCGCTGTAAGCCAAACCGATTCAGCTGAAGCTTTTGGCATCACGCTGGAACCTGCAGGGGGAAGCCTCACACCTACAATGGAACAGCTTTATACTTTAGGAAAAGTCTAA
- a CDS encoding nucleoside deaminase, with translation MQEDVQYYMNKCLDLAKSALKAGNPPVGALIVFDGKVVGKGIESGKSTGDITNHAEILSIRDAIKNGYSDKLNLSQMYTTHEPCIMCSYMIRHHKITEIIYGTAVPYVGGFTSQFNILETEDVPKWENKPKITGDVCVEECNVLNSQFLELLSKSK, from the coding sequence ATGCAGGAAGATGTTCAATATTACATGAATAAATGTTTAGATCTTGCCAAAAGTGCTCTAAAAGCAGGAAATCCGCCTGTGGGTGCGCTTATTGTATTTGACGGAAAAGTAGTTGGTAAAGGCATTGAATCAGGAAAATCTACGGGAGACATTACAAATCATGCCGAAATATTGTCTATTCGAGATGCTATAAAAAACGGATATTCAGATAAACTTAATCTGTCACAAATGTACACCACACATGAACCTTGCATTATGTGTTCGTATATGATTCGCCATCATAAAATAACTGAAATTATTTACGGTACAGCTGTTCCTTATGTAGGCGGTTTTACTTCACAATTTAATATTCTAGAAACAGAAGATGTTCCAAAATGGGAAAATAAACCAAAGATAACTGGCGATGTTTGTGTAGAAGAATGCAATGTGCTCAATTCTCAATTTTTAGAATTATTAAGCAAATCTAAATAA
- a CDS encoding fasciclin domain-containing protein, protein MKTRKFLAAAILALGFGLTSFAQKTVMVGGAAMYPNKNIIENAVNSKDHTTLVAAVKAAGLVETLQGKGPFTVFAPTNEAFSKLPAGTVETLLKPENIKSLQTILTYHVVAGKMNSSDIAKAIKAGKGKASLKTVSGGTLTAWMDGKDLYISDESGNKAKVTISDVNQSNGVIHVVDAVLLPKM, encoded by the coding sequence ATGAAAACTAGAAAATTTTTAGCAGCAGCAATCCTGGCATTAGGATTTGGATTGACATCATTTGCACAAAAAACAGTAATGGTTGGTGGAGCAGCTATGTATCCTAATAAAAATATTATAGAAAATGCGGTAAACTCAAAGGATCATACCACCTTGGTAGCAGCAGTAAAAGCAGCAGGATTAGTTGAAACTTTACAAGGTAAAGGCCCATTTACTGTTTTTGCACCAACAAATGAAGCATTTAGTAAATTGCCGGCTGGAACTGTTGAAACATTATTGAAACCTGAGAATATTAAATCATTACAAACTATATTGACATATCATGTAGTGGCCGGTAAAATGAATAGTTCTGATATTGCAAAAGCAATAAAAGCTGGTAAAGGAAAAGCTTCTTTAAAAACAGTTAGCGGCGGAACTCTAACTGCCTGGATGGATGGAAAAGATTTGTACATTAGTGACGAAAGTGGCAATAAAGCTAAAGTTACAATTTCAGATGTAAATCAATCTAATGGTGTCATACATGTAGTGGACGCAGTACTGCTTCCAAAAATGTAG
- a CDS encoding NADH:flavin oxidoreductase: MSVSDLFKPLTLLHGPAMRNRFMLAPLTSQQSEFDGTASEYDQYWMEQLSQGGYGLIQTSASTVEAGGIAFERQLGIHSDDHLPGLTKMASAIRDGGALSAVQLHHAGHRAQPSIGGIPAPASSKTLEGIKAITTEEVERIRDSFIAAAKRAQLAGFDGISVHGAFGWILSEFMSPNLNDRTDKYGGSLENRARFTIEVIEGIRKACGPNFQIGWRLSIERYGLLLEELREVTAEIFNRELIDYLDLALWDSAQIVREGTFKGKTMLSVFTELPRKGVRLGAAGKIMSAQRAGELLDEGCDFVLIARAAILQRDFPLQVKANPMYDSPQLPVMADYLRQRGLSERFIETMRGWQTFVKAGSL; encoded by the coding sequence ATGTCTGTTTCTGATTTATTTAAACCGCTTACGTTGCTGCACGGTCCAGCAATGAGAAACCGTTTCATGCTCGCACCCTTAACCAGCCAGCAAAGTGAATTTGATGGCACTGCATCTGAATACGATCAATATTGGATGGAGCAACTTTCTCAAGGCGGTTATGGATTAATTCAAACCAGCGCTTCTACCGTAGAAGCAGGAGGAATCGCGTTTGAAAGACAATTAGGAATTCATAGTGATGACCATTTGCCAGGATTGACAAAAATGGCATCGGCGATTCGTGATGGCGGTGCGTTGTCAGCCGTACAATTGCATCACGCAGGACATCGAGCTCAACCTTCAATTGGCGGTATTCCAGCTCCTGCGTCGAGTAAAACTTTAGAAGGAATTAAAGCAATTACTACAGAAGAAGTAGAACGAATTCGAGACAGTTTTATCGCTGCGGCAAAAAGAGCGCAATTGGCAGGATTTGACGGAATTTCTGTTCACGGTGCTTTCGGGTGGATTCTTTCAGAATTCATGTCGCCAAATTTAAATGATCGTACCGATAAATATGGAGGAAGTCTGGAAAATCGTGCACGCTTTACGATTGAAGTTATTGAAGGAATTCGTAAAGCTTGCGGTCCCAATTTTCAAATTGGATGGCGTTTGTCTATTGAAAGATATGGATTGCTTCTAGAGGAATTGCGTGAAGTTACAGCCGAAATTTTCAATCGTGAATTAATTGACTATTTAGACTTAGCACTTTGGGATTCGGCACAAATTGTTCGCGAAGGAACTTTTAAAGGAAAAACCATGTTGAGCGTTTTTACCGAACTTCCGCGTAAAGGAGTTCGTCTTGGAGCAGCAGGGAAAATTATGAGCGCACAACGTGCAGGAGAACTTCTAGACGAGGGTTGTGATTTTGTGCTTATCGCGCGTGCAGCAATTTTACAGCGAGATTTTCCTCTTCAGGTAAAAGCAAACCCAATGTATGATAGTCCACAATTGCCTGTTATGGCAGACTATCTAAGACAAAGAGGATTAAGCGAACGTTTTATTGAAACGATGCGCGGATGGCAGACTTTTGTAAAGGCTGGTTCGTTATAA
- the hemA gene encoding glutamyl-tRNA reductase, whose amino-acid sequence MENFNMSRSSTFYVLGLSYKKADAVIRGKFSLDAKSQSDLLLQAKAEGIESLVVTSTCNRTEIYGFAHHPYQLIKLLCENSNGSVEEFRQAAYIYKNEEAVSHMFRVGTGLDSQILGDFEIISQIKTAFNNSKREGLVNTFLDRLVNTVIQASKKVKTETKISSGATSVSFASVQYIIRNVADIGNKNILLFGTGKIGRNTCENLVKHTKNSHIALINRTKNKAELLAGKLNVIVKDYADLKQELQQADVLVVATGAQNPTIDKTSLALQKPLLILDLSIPRNVDANVEEIPGVTLIHLDDLSQITDDTLEKRKQHIPAAEAIIDDLKLELNTWVNGRKCAPTIHALKSKLNDIVSAEFAFQKRKTTHFDDAQMDLISSRIIQKLTNHFASHLKNENTSVDQSIEFIEKVFQIGHLALDKASSPIEEKYKINLS is encoded by the coding sequence ATGGAAAATTTTAATATGTCCAGATCCTCCACTTTTTATGTATTGGGGTTAAGCTACAAGAAAGCAGATGCAGTTATCAGAGGAAAATTTAGTCTAGATGCTAAATCACAATCTGATTTATTGCTGCAGGCCAAGGCAGAAGGGATAGAATCATTGGTAGTTACTTCTACCTGCAATAGAACTGAAATTTATGGTTTTGCCCATCATCCTTATCAACTCATCAAACTGCTTTGCGAGAACAGCAATGGCTCTGTAGAAGAATTTCGGCAGGCTGCTTATATATATAAGAATGAAGAAGCTGTCAGCCATATGTTCCGGGTAGGAACAGGTTTAGACAGTCAGATTCTGGGTGATTTTGAAATCATCAGCCAGATTAAAACCGCCTTTAACAATAGTAAACGGGAAGGTTTGGTCAATACATTTCTGGACCGGCTGGTAAATACAGTTATTCAGGCGAGCAAAAAAGTTAAAACGGAGACGAAAATTTCTTCTGGTGCAACATCGGTTTCTTTTGCATCAGTGCAGTATATTATCCGAAATGTGGCGGATATTGGAAACAAAAATATTTTGCTGTTCGGAACGGGGAAAATAGGAAGAAATACGTGCGAAAACTTAGTAAAACATACTAAAAACAGCCATATTGCCCTTATAAACAGAACAAAAAACAAAGCCGAATTACTGGCTGGCAAGCTGAATGTTATTGTAAAAGATTATGCTGATTTAAAACAGGAACTGCAGCAGGCCGATGTGCTGGTTGTAGCTACAGGAGCACAAAATCCCACTATTGACAAAACATCGCTTGCTTTACAGAAACCCTTATTGATTCTGGATTTATCCATCCCGCGCAATGTAGATGCCAATGTAGAAGAAATCCCCGGTGTAACTTTAATACATCTGGATGATCTGTCTCAAATTACGGATGACACGCTGGAAAAGAGAAAACAGCATATTCCTGCTGCAGAAGCCATTATTGATGATCTGAAATTAGAACTGAATACCTGGGTGAACGGCCGAAAATGTGCTCCGACTATTCATGCCTTAAAATCCAAGCTAAATGATATTGTATCAGCAGAATTTGCTTTTCAAAAAAGGAAAACAACCCATTTTGATGATGCACAGATGGATTTAATCAGTTCAAGAATTATTCAAAAATTAACAAACCATTTTGCCAGCCATTTAAAAAATGAAAACACTTCAGTGGATCAAAGCATTGAATTTATTGAAAAAGTATTTCAGATAGGGCATCTTGCACTGGATAAGGCTTCTTCACCAATAGAAGAAAAATACAAAATCAATCTGTCATAA
- a CDS encoding YceI family protein: MKKTILIAMLSVYAIGVSQEKMVSKSAKVIFEASVPSFEEVKAVNRNVTFVLNPATGEIASLALMKGFQFKAALMEEHFNENYIESDQYPKAVFKGKIEGFDLQSLSADAKDFIIKGKLQLHGKSRDINTAAKISRSPSGVSISCNFSVNASDFNIEIPNLVKSKLSNKINIQFAAVLEANRQ; encoded by the coding sequence ATGAAAAAAACAATACTTATTGCAATGCTGAGTGTTTACGCTATTGGCGTATCACAAGAAAAAATGGTCAGTAAATCGGCAAAAGTCATTTTTGAAGCTTCCGTTCCTTCTTTTGAAGAAGTTAAGGCAGTAAATCGGAATGTTACTTTTGTTTTGAATCCAGCAACAGGAGAGATTGCAAGTTTAGCCCTGATGAAAGGTTTCCAGTTTAAGGCTGCCTTAATGGAAGAACACTTCAATGAAAATTATATTGAAAGTGACCAATATCCAAAAGCCGTATTTAAAGGAAAGATAGAAGGATTTGATCTTCAAAGCCTAAGCGCAGATGCTAAGGATTTTATCATTAAAGGCAAATTACAACTCCACGGTAAATCCAGGGATATAAATACTGCTGCAAAGATAAGCAGATCACCATCAGGGGTCAGCATTTCATGTAATTTCAGCGTAAATGCCAGTGATTTTAATATTGAAATCCCAAATTTGGTTAAAAGCAAGCTTTCCAATAAAATAAATATCCAGTTTGCCGCAGTTTTAGAAGCCAATAGACAATAA
- a CDS encoding YceI family protein: MKKIIIMPMLLASFIVFSQEKIVTKSATITLEASVPSFQPVAGTNSKVTFVLNPATGEVASLALMKGFQFEMALMEEHFNENYMETDKYPKAIFRGQIEGFDIKNLTEDYKDYTIKGKLEMHGKSKDISADAKITRSGSRVTFISDFEVNASDFNIPIPALIKYKLDNKVKIQIIAVLK; encoded by the coding sequence ATGAAGAAAATCATAATAATGCCAATGCTATTGGCTTCTTTTATTGTTTTTTCACAGGAAAAAATAGTAACTAAATCTGCAACAATAACTCTGGAAGCTTCAGTACCTTCTTTTCAGCCGGTTGCAGGAACTAACAGCAAGGTAACTTTTGTTTTGAATCCCGCAACTGGAGAAGTGGCAAGTCTGGCTTTAATGAAAGGATTCCAGTTTGAAATGGCATTAATGGAAGAACATTTTAATGAAAATTACATGGAAACCGATAAATATCCAAAAGCTATTTTTAGAGGGCAAATAGAAGGATTCGACATTAAAAATCTAACTGAAGATTATAAAGATTACACGATAAAAGGAAAATTAGAAATGCATGGAAAATCCAAGGATATAAGTGCCGATGCAAAAATTACAAGATCGGGTTCCAGAGTCACCTTTATATCTGATTTTGAAGTAAATGCAAGTGATTTTAACATTCCGATTCCAGCGCTTATTAAATATAAACTGGATAATAAAGTCAAAATTCAAATTATTGCAGTTTTAAAATAA
- a CDS encoding DsrE family protein produces the protein MKKTAIIILSDPKAGSEEALGRVFNALASAYEFKHEGEDVKIIFQGAGIRWPEQLEKPEHPVNALYKEVKDHVHGLSKGCVAVFGTEVSGYELLNDNEVPGTPGLPSFVNLRKEGYDILIF, from the coding sequence ATGAAAAAAACAGCAATTATTATTCTATCTGATCCAAAAGCGGGTTCAGAAGAAGCATTAGGACGTGTATTCAATGCTTTAGCATCGGCATATGAATTCAAACACGAAGGCGAAGATGTAAAAATTATTTTTCAAGGAGCAGGTATAAGATGGCCTGAACAACTAGAAAAACCAGAGCATCCTGTTAATGCTCTTTATAAAGAAGTAAAAGATCATGTTCACGGTCTTTCTAAAGGATGTGTCGCTGTATTTGGCACCGAAGTTTCTGGTTATGAATTATTAAATGACAACGAAGTTCCAGGAACTCCAGGTTTACCAAGTTTTGTTAACCTTAGAAAAGAAGGTTACGATATTTTGATTTTCTAA